Proteins encoded by one window of Paroedura picta isolate Pp20150507F chromosome 9, Ppicta_v3.0, whole genome shotgun sequence:
- the IMPA1 gene encoding inositol monophosphatase 1, whose amino-acid sequence MADPWQECMDYAVTLARKAGKVICEALKEEIAVMVKSSPADLVTVTDQKVENMIISSIKEKYPSHSFIGEESVAAGAGSILTDNPTWIIDPIDGTTNFVHRFPFVAVSIGFVVKKKMEFGVVFSCVEDKMYTARKGKGAFCNGQKIHVSQQQDITKALIVSELGSNREPEVLKTVLSNMQRLLSIPIHGIRAVGTAAINMCLVATGGADAYYEMGIHCWDMAGAGIIITEAGGVLLDVSGGPFDLMSRRIIAANSQVLAERIAKELQIIPWERDDAAN is encoded by the exons ATGGCTGATCCTTGGCAAGAATGCATGGACTATGCCGTTACTTTAGCAAGAAAAGCTGGAAAG GTAATCTGTGAGGCACTGAAGGAGGAAATAGCTGTCATGGTTAAAAGCTCTCCTGCAGATCTAGTGACAGTCACTGATCAGAAAGTGGAAAACATGATTATTTcttcaataaaagaaaaatatCCTTCTCACAG TTTTATTGGCGAAGAATCTGTTGCAGCTGGTGCAGGAAGTATTCTAACTGACAATCCCACCTGGATTATTGATCCTATTGATGGAACGACTAACTTTGTTCACAG GTTTCCCTTTGTAGCAGTTTCCATTGGCTTTGTAGTAAAGAAAAAG ATGGAATTTGGAGTTGTGTTTAGCTGCGTGGAAGACAAGATGTACACTGctaggaaagggaaaggtgcatTTTGTAACGGGCAAAAGATCCACGTATCACAACAACAAG atatTACAAAAGCGCTCATAGTGTCTGAGCTGGGTTCCAACCGTGAACCAGaggttttaaaaactgttctttcTAATATGCAAAGGCTTCTCAGCATTCCTATACATGG GATTAGAGCAGTCGGGACAGCAGCTATAAATATGTGTTTGGTGGCAACAGGAGGAGCAGATGCCTATTATGAGATGGGGATTCATTGCTGGGATATGGCAGGAGCTGGAATCATCATTACAGAAGCTGGTGGAGTCCTGCTTGATGTCTCAG GTGGACCATTTGATTTGATGTCAAGAAGAATAATTGCAGCAAACAGCCAAGTTCTAGCCGAGAGGATAGCCAAAGAACTTCAGATTATCCCTTGGGAAAGGGATGATGCGGCAAATTAA